The following are from one region of the Rhinoraja longicauda isolate Sanriku21f chromosome 3, sRhiLon1.1, whole genome shotgun sequence genome:
- the mtx3 gene encoding metaxin-3 isoform X2, translated as MSASAMELLCWAGDWGLPSVHTDSLIVLAYAKFSRAPLNVHFINNPWKTPTGDIPVLISDNMNFVQPDNILNFLRKQKYNADYELTATQGADTLAFIALIEEKLRPALLHAFWVDIENYCNLTRPWFASRIPFPLNFYIPGQMSRCAMNQIVLSRGEPPFFNIKEVEAQIYRDAKECLNLLSYRLGTSNFFFGKTPTSFDAFAFGFLAPLYKAELPNAHLQKHLHQLPNLCHFCDHILTQYFAQSSADGRQSSQQPPT; from the exons ATGTCGGCGTCTGCCATGGAGCTGCTGTGCTGGGCAGGAGACTGGGGGCTGCCCTCTGTCCACACCGACTCGCTCATCGTGCTG GCATACGCCAAATTTTCACGGGCTCCACTGAATGTGCACTTCATTAATAATCCATGGAAAACACCCACAG GTGACATTCCAGTATTGATATCAGATAATATGAACTTTGTGCAACCCGATAATATTCTGAATTTCCTACGAAAACAG AAGTACAATGCTGACTACGAACTGACAGCCACCCAGGGAGCGGATACGCTGGCATTTATTGCACTGATTGAGGAGAAACTTCGCCCAGCTTTG CTGCATGCTTTCTGGGTGGACATCGAGAATTACTGCAATCTGACGAGGCCGTGGTTTGCTTCGAGAATCCCCTTTCCGTTGAATTTCTACATACCGGGGCAGATGTCGAGATGTGCCATGAATCAGATTGTTCTGTCAAGAGGGGAACCTCCTTTCTTCAACATCAAGGAGGTGGAAGCACAG ATATACCGGGATGCAAAGGAATGTCTGAACCTTCTGTCTTATAGATTGGGAACATCTAATTTCTTCTTTGGGAAAAC ACCGACGAGTTTTGATGCCTTTGCATTTGGATTCCTGGCACCGCTATATAAAGCCGAGCTGCCTAACGCTCATCTGCAGAAGCATTTGCATCAGCTCCCCAACCTGTGCCACTTCTGTGACCACATCTTGACTCAGTACTTCGCACAAAGCTCTGCAG